The Candidatus Kryptobacter tengchongensis genome contains a region encoding:
- a CDS encoding Phosphoglycerate dehydrogenase, with protein sequence MKRKIIITHKIRPSLVEKIISQIGDKADIVFDPDKKEIDKVIEDVEIIFGDFERNHARLAKNLRWVHLGYAGVDMILYPEIVNSDVIVTCSKGIHQHHMTEFLFGMILTLTRRFDKIYNGQKLKIWDKQVAKEFVSLRGKTMGILGLGNIGRQIAKVSKAFEMYVIGMKRTKANVEYVDEVVTKEEMQYLLENSDFIVVVLPLTEETFHLIGEREFEMMSKKPYFFNIGRGAVVDEKALIDALKNGKIRGAGLDVFENEPLPKDSPLWEMENVLITPHIAGLFPNYWEEPVNLFIENFKRYIDGKNLMNVVDKVVGY encoded by the coding sequence ATGAAGAGGAAGATCATAATCACTCATAAAATTCGCCCTTCGCTTGTTGAAAAAATAATCTCTCAAATCGGTGATAAAGCTGACATAGTTTTTGATCCAGATAAGAAAGAAATTGATAAAGTAATTGAAGATGTTGAGATAATTTTCGGCGATTTTGAAAGAAATCATGCTCGCTTGGCCAAGAATTTACGTTGGGTTCATCTTGGATATGCGGGCGTTGATATGATTTTGTATCCCGAGATTGTAAATTCAGATGTAATTGTCACATGTTCAAAGGGAATTCATCAGCATCATATGACCGAGTTTTTGTTTGGAATGATTTTAACATTGACAAGGAGATTTGATAAAATTTACAACGGTCAAAAGTTAAAAATCTGGGATAAGCAAGTTGCTAAAGAGTTTGTTTCGTTGCGGGGCAAGACGATGGGAATTTTGGGGCTTGGTAATATCGGGAGACAAATTGCTAAAGTTTCAAAAGCTTTTGAGATGTATGTTATAGGAATGAAGAGAACGAAGGCAAATGTTGAATATGTTGATGAGGTTGTAACAAAAGAAGAAATGCAGTATCTTCTTGAAAACTCCGACTTCATAGTTGTTGTATTGCCTTTGACCGAAGAAACATTTCATTTGATAGGTGAAAGGGAGTTTGAGATGATGAGCAAGAAGCCATATTTTTTCAACATCGGTCGTGGAGCTGTTGTTGATGAAAAAGCTTTGATAGATGCGCTTAAAAATGGAAAAATCCGTGGTGCTGGGCTTGATGTTTTTGAAAATGAACCATTGCCAAAGGATTCGCCTCTTTGGGAGATGGAGAATGTCCTCATAACCCCACATATTGCTGGTCTTTTCCCAAATTACTGGGAAGAGCCAGTAAATCTTTTCATTGAAAATTTCAAAAGATATATTGATGGGAAAAATCTTATGAATGTGGTTGATAAGGTTGTTGGATATTGA
- a CDS encoding DNA polymerase III, delta subunit — translation MEKEKLDFDSLRLAVKHKRFSPVYVFYGNEEFLIEESIKSILYNAVEDGVREFNFDVVYGNEVEVQNLISLLLLLPVMSPKRVVVMRNSEKFFNKISRSKKEKEAETFINYLKRPNPDTIFIIVLNEPDFEKEIYKKLFELAEIVELKAPYDWQIPSWIAKRVVELGKTPPWNGKEITSEACKLLQAYVGNSLRELDNEIKKLFIFTGEKKKIDAEDVKQAVGLSRNFTVFDLQRAIGEKNLQLAIIIVERMLQAGEFPAVILTMLTRYFSTLWKLHELRKTEKDPKKLANSLMLSPYHIREYLNQLDKFKEEEIKNAFKYLIEADELIKTSPIDSKIVLSQMVYKIITE, via the coding sequence ATGGAGAAAGAAAAACTTGATTTTGATAGCCTAAGGCTTGCTGTAAAACATAAAAGATTTTCACCTGTTTATGTCTTTTACGGTAATGAAGAATTTTTAATTGAAGAATCAATAAAATCAATCCTCTATAATGCAGTTGAAGATGGGGTTCGCGAGTTTAATTTTGATGTCGTTTATGGAAATGAAGTTGAGGTGCAGAATTTAATTTCACTTCTTCTCTTGCTCCCCGTTATGAGCCCAAAGCGTGTGGTTGTGATGCGAAATTCGGAAAAATTTTTCAACAAAATATCAAGATCAAAAAAAGAAAAGGAAGCTGAAACATTTATAAACTACCTGAAAAGACCAAACCCAGACACAATCTTTATAATTGTTTTAAATGAGCCGGATTTTGAGAAGGAAATTTACAAAAAACTTTTTGAACTTGCGGAAATCGTTGAATTGAAAGCCCCCTACGATTGGCAAATCCCAAGCTGGATTGCGAAAAGGGTTGTTGAACTTGGCAAAACCCCACCATGGAATGGAAAAGAGATAACAAGCGAAGCATGCAAACTTCTTCAAGCATATGTTGGGAATTCACTTCGGGAACTTGACAATGAAATAAAAAAACTTTTTATATTCACAGGGGAAAAGAAAAAAATTGATGCTGAAGATGTAAAGCAAGCAGTTGGATTATCAAGAAATTTCACCGTTTTTGACCTCCAAAGAGCTATTGGAGAAAAAAATTTACAACTCGCAATTATCATAGTTGAACGAATGCTTCAAGCAGGCGAATTCCCAGCTGTGATATTAACTATGCTCACAAGATACTTTTCAACTTTGTGGAAACTTCACGAATTGAGAAAAACAGAAAAAGACCCCAAAAAACTTGCCAACTCACTTATGTTAAGCCCTTACCATATCCGCGAATATCTAAACCAACTTGATAAGTTTAAAGAAGAAGAAATAAAAAACGCATTCAAATATCTTATTGAAGCTGATGAACTTATAAAAACAAGCCCAATTGACAGCAAAATTGTTTTAAGCCAAATGGTCTATAAAATCATAACCGAATGA
- a CDS encoding amino acid/polyamine/organocation transporter, APC superfamily, with product MAQVTELPKEIKFEAKLGLFDATMIVMGSMIGSGIFIAPSIMAGYMPVPQLLILLWVIGGILTAFGAIAYGELAGMMPKAGGQYVFLREAYNPLLGFLYGWTLFFVIQSGFIAAVAIAFAKYLGVFIPALSENNVILKFNIFGWNYTLNSAQLVGVGVIALLTCINCFGVVFGAFVQNLFTVSKIAAIAVLVFVAFLIGNGNWSNFFENFSIEKFQPIAPPEALSMGFLAAFAVAMSKALFAYDAWNSITFAAEEVKNPHKTVPYSLVLGTIGVMLVYVLANMAYLYILPIKEMAVVPDNRVAAEVAERIFGVIGAQLIAVAIMISTFGCDNGMILAAPRVYYAMAKDGLFFKGAGKLHPKYKTPVNSLILQGIWSSVLTLSGTYSALLTYTAFTSLLFNVLTVIGLFILRKKYPERERPYKAWGYPVVPIIYILVAVFFIIYIIIGDPKSSGFGLLLVLIGIPAYIYWSKTKNNTNTINGERKT from the coding sequence ATGGCTCAAGTGACTGAACTCCCGAAAGAGATAAAATTTGAGGCAAAGCTTGGTCTCTTTGACGCAACTATGATAGTTATGGGCTCAATGATTGGCTCTGGAATTTTCATTGCACCCTCAATTATGGCTGGATATATGCCTGTTCCACAGCTTTTGATTTTATTATGGGTGATAGGTGGAATTTTAACCGCCTTTGGAGCCATTGCCTATGGCGAACTTGCAGGAATGATGCCGAAAGCAGGTGGTCAATATGTCTTTCTGCGTGAGGCATATAATCCATTGCTTGGCTTTTTGTATGGATGGACGCTTTTCTTCGTAATACAAAGTGGATTTATAGCAGCGGTTGCAATTGCATTTGCCAAATATCTTGGGGTCTTCATCCCTGCTCTATCTGAAAATAATGTGATATTGAAATTTAACATATTCGGCTGGAACTACACACTTAACAGCGCGCAACTCGTTGGGGTTGGAGTCATAGCCCTTTTAACCTGTATAAATTGTTTTGGGGTTGTGTTTGGAGCCTTTGTTCAAAATCTATTCACAGTATCAAAAATCGCTGCAATAGCGGTTCTTGTCTTCGTTGCATTTTTAATAGGAAATGGAAACTGGTCAAACTTCTTTGAAAATTTTTCAATTGAAAAATTCCAACCTATAGCCCCACCCGAAGCTCTTTCAATGGGGTTTTTAGCTGCTTTTGCCGTTGCCATGTCAAAAGCCTTGTTTGCATATGATGCGTGGAATTCAATCACATTTGCAGCCGAAGAAGTGAAAAATCCACATAAAACTGTCCCATACTCGCTCGTCCTTGGAACAATTGGGGTCATGCTTGTCTATGTGCTCGCAAACATGGCTTACCTTTACATACTTCCAATAAAAGAAATGGCTGTAGTCCCTGATAATAGAGTTGCAGCTGAAGTAGCAGAGAGAATTTTTGGTGTGATTGGAGCACAACTTATCGCAGTTGCAATTATGATCTCAACATTCGGTTGCGATAATGGGATGATCCTCGCAGCTCCAAGAGTTTACTACGCCATGGCAAAAGATGGATTGTTTTTCAAAGGGGCAGGAAAACTTCATCCAAAATATAAAACACCTGTGAATTCACTTATACTCCAAGGAATATGGTCAAGTGTCCTAACTCTAAGTGGCACATACTCTGCACTTCTTACATACACAGCATTTACCTCTCTTCTATTTAATGTTTTAACTGTCATCGGTCTTTTCATCTTGCGGAAAAAATATCCCGAGCGAGAAAGACCATACAAAGCTTGGGGTTACCCTGTCGTCCCGATTATTTATATCCTCGTTGCTGTTTTCTTCATTATTTACATTATCATAGGTGATCCTAAAAGTTCTGGCTTTGGGCTTCTGCTTGTTCTTATTGGAATCCCCGCTTACATTTACTGGTCAAAAACAAAAAACAACACAAATACAATAAATGGAGAAAGAAAAACTTGA
- a CDS encoding peptidyl-prolyl cis-trans isomerase B (cyclophilin B), with translation MNTIVIILTLIISIFNFQGKKEEKEVVVIETKFGNIVIELFDDVAPKHAENFKKLVRDGFYNGTTFHRVIPDFVIQGGDPLSKDNDRNNDGRGGPGYTLPAEIKMPHKKGFVGAARQPDNINPEKRSNGSQFYICLKDLPHLDGNYTVFGRVIEGMDVVEKIAHVPRDQRDNPIEKVEMKKVYIKKIKIK, from the coding sequence ATGAATACAATAGTAATTATCCTCACACTGATTATCTCAATTTTTAATTTTCAGGGGAAAAAGGAAGAGAAGGAGGTTGTTGTAATTGAAACAAAATTTGGAAACATAGTTATTGAACTTTTTGACGATGTCGCTCCAAAACATGCTGAAAACTTTAAAAAACTTGTTCGTGATGGCTTCTATAATGGGACGACATTTCACAGGGTTATACCTGATTTCGTGATTCAAGGCGGAGATCCACTCTCAAAAGATAACGATAGAAACAACGATGGACGAGGTGGACCCGGATATACACTTCCAGCCGAGATAAAAATGCCACATAAAAAAGGATTTGTCGGAGCTGCAAGGCAACCTGATAACATCAATCCTGAGAAAAGATCAAACGGAAGTCAATTTTACATTTGCTTGAAAGATCTGCCACACCTTGACGGAAATTACACTGTGTTCGGCAGAGTTATAGAGGGAATGGATGTCGTTGAAAAAATAGCACATGTCCCCAGAGATCAAAGAGACAATCCAATTGAAAAAGTTGAAATGAAAAAGGTTTACATCAAAAAAATCAAAATTAAATAA
- a CDS encoding undecaprenyl-diphosphatase translates to MNYLESLILAVLQGLTEFLPISSSGHLVLAEHIFGVRKTGIDFEVFVHFGTMLSVLVIFWKDIAGILTSFFSKIFQINKFKVNFQSDENFKTAILILWASIPAGVIGLLFEKKIEMIFQNPRLTALFLTITGLILFSTRFAKNNPDKDFNFVSSFFVGIAQAFAILPGISRSGATISAGMFSGINGVKSAKFSFLLSLPAILGATILKVKEILEFSLLEKIPILIFSTIISFITGYIAIKFLFKVISRGNFSLFAYYCLIIGFLGLIFLK, encoded by the coding sequence ATGAATTATCTTGAGAGTCTGATACTTGCGGTATTACAAGGATTGACGGAATTTCTACCCATAAGCAGTTCAGGTCATCTCGTCCTTGCTGAACATATCTTCGGCGTAAGGAAAACAGGAATTGATTTTGAAGTTTTCGTCCACTTCGGAACGATGTTAAGCGTGCTTGTCATCTTTTGGAAGGATATAGCAGGGATTTTAACATCTTTTTTCTCCAAAATTTTTCAGATAAACAAATTTAAGGTGAATTTTCAAAGTGATGAAAACTTCAAAACCGCCATTTTAATACTTTGGGCTTCAATACCTGCTGGGGTTATCGGACTTCTATTTGAGAAAAAAATTGAAATGATTTTTCAAAATCCGAGATTGACGGCATTGTTTTTGACAATTACCGGATTAATTCTCTTTTCAACACGGTTTGCTAAAAATAATCCTGATAAGGATTTCAATTTCGTTTCATCATTTTTTGTTGGAATTGCGCAGGCATTTGCAATTCTGCCGGGAATTTCAAGGTCTGGGGCAACTATAAGTGCTGGGATGTTTTCGGGGATAAATGGGGTCAAAAGCGCAAAATTTTCCTTTTTGCTCTCGCTTCCAGCGATCTTAGGGGCAACAATTTTGAAGGTGAAAGAAATCCTTGAATTTTCACTTTTAGAGAAAATCCCAATTCTTATCTTCTCCACAATTATATCTTTCATCACGGGATATATTGCGATAAAATTTTTGTTCAAGGTGATCTCACGAGGCAATTTCAGTTTATTTGCTTATTACTGCCTAATCATTGGTTTTCTTGGCTTAATTTTTCTAAAATAA